Proteins co-encoded in one Columba livia isolate bColLiv1 breed racing homer chromosome 14, bColLiv1.pat.W.v2, whole genome shotgun sequence genomic window:
- the SH3TC2 gene encoding SH3 domain and tetratricopeptide repeat-containing protein 2 isoform X2 translates to MRLDPEQPRGSHAAAESVPPAVGIWGSDSSDLRGEECDSCCPRSPVLLPRWDLHHAAAECQGRWCREKTMASGKVGASEPSDPATKAAESPPDTPSVLLAVEEGFPPEISLFFSVESRSSRCLNSQLQEAARKKLWALESDDRDVCALFKELSARLVCMQAQEDRFILTFKTLEEVWKFSTYLTLGYVGSCLEQLLFDQEYWLNCALMEDTEVRVTVDEDRLAAIYMGLLLQEGNFFSRAVPSAWQPEQEGEEGLQLCENTLIHVKSIGDESKWEGMSLLTGQRGLVPLSALEPITQPFYQWFLKNYTVSFGISQEISGTTSQPVVKGRCTATEDHRGAAWDELSFSKGDSIEVIGFLIPGLPWFVGKSLSSGTIGFVSTQYINPEACEPLGKGSVFLSEEEKAPLLRIPCNGGEQHVTTLLGDLARTDITSVYRLDGFEPTAMLPKVPSGAVLRGCKDIQLLQSWEEINDVVTTSTSELSSPGSESVPPMLEDFLLEKLDDFDDPKFFIDLNAGHMEDADVFDPILTFLNQESYVPSFQSLYDLSFSFLNSTFYGFSDEDELVLYLETSRNWAKRTHSVWAHVRLCFLLGKLCIKKVKLSQARVYFEEAMSALDRGFGDLPLLAALHVNLASIYLKQNMKHKFSSLLGKTVALLVCLPGHSFSSENELEVMMYVLREAIAVGNVPLEARVCFLIVKLFLQLGKNDEVLPFTEHLQCLSTTLLSPDATSVPLDATPILSYLYDKKYLPNIALASARLFVPSGIKGAPTPIWRAGFILQNASKLLGNQLERSSIPALACFYLKQALHFSCERRAVPIQRTLCAILSRMYLQHGALDGAVCYAATAVTLSRLMGEEEAFASSLSLGWMYLLHRQPGPAADIMWQLLRSLHRTDGVTQGGAVHNLLAIALRGEGQVQKAAEHYLLALHKAKETGNKRNQAIALANLGQLSLSHGANQLSELYLLQSAQLYAELQGSEDLEMELVQVLLWLAQAMVNRQRMEDGKLCYELALVFALKWHNMRSQLHITESLCHFYSKVSPDLQACITYHEHWVSLTQQLQDRELEGNVRQTLSQLYQALGTSEALRLSLECTKQSLRIFIDLEETVKAAEAWLQAGRLYYLLQEDELVEMYFQAAIQTALKSENFSLAMDLYEKAGDTFFSGSRNRDRAVEFYRGGAVPLARKLKATKTELRLFNKLAELQIGLQGYEKALEFATLAARLSIRVGDQLQELVAFHRLATVYYFLHMYEMAEDCYLKTLALRPNMLQCSGEALYYCKVYCHLGNLTLHKLKDEQDAAAYFLLALAAATELGDQDLQGIIRTKLGDIPGALRGTESTPGCATYRPRWLSEGGHIV, encoded by the exons ATGAGGCTCGATCCTGAGCAGCCCAGGGGATCCCACGCAGCAGCCGAATCGGTCCCTCCTGCTGTTGGCATCTGGGGTTCAGACAGTTCGGATCTCAGAG GCGAAGAGTGTGACTCCTGCTGCCCCCGCTCGCCTGTGCTCCTGCCGCGCTGGGACCTGCATCACGCCGCTGCCGAGTGCCAGGGAAGATGGTGTCGGGAGAAGACCATGGCATCAG GTAAGGTTGGTGCATCAGAGCCAAGTGACCCCGCTACCAAGGCAGCAGAAAGTCCACCGGACACCCCCTCGGTGCTGCTGGCCGTCGAGGAGGGGTTTCCACCAG AGATTTCACTCTTCTTCTCCGTTGAAAGCCGCTCCTCCCGGTGCCTCAATTCCCAGCTCCAGGAAGCAGCCAGAAAGAAGCTGTGGGCCCTGGAGAGTGATGACAGAGATGTTTGTGCCCTGTTCAAG GAGCTGTCAGCCAGGCTGGTCTGTATGCAAGCACAGGAGGATCGGTTCATCCTCACCTTCAAAACCCTAGAAGAAGTCTGGAAGTTTTCCACGTATTTGACTTTAG GGTATGTGGGCAGCTGTTTGGAGCAGCTTCTCTTTGACCAGGAGTACTGGCTAAACTGTGCTCTGATGGAGGACACAGAGGTCAGAGTTACTGTGGATGAAGATCGTCTGGCTGCCATATATATGGGTCTGCTCCTCCAGGAAG GTAACTTTTTTTCCAGAGCAGTGCCCAGTGcctggcagccagagcaggagggagaggaaggtcTGCAGCTCTGCGAGAACACGCTGATCCATGTGAAGAGCATTGGAGATGAGTCCAAGTGGGAAGGAATGTCCTTACTGACAGGTCAACGAGGTCTGGTGCCTCTGTCAGCTCTGGAGCCAATAACTCAGCCATTTTACCA GTGGTTCCTGAAGAATTATACTGTGAGTTTTGGCATCTCCCAGGAGATCAGTGGGACAACCTCTCAGCCAGTTG TCAAAGGCAGATGCACAGCCACAGAGGACCACCGAGGAGCAGCATGGGATGAACTGAGTTTCTCCAAAGGGGACAGCATAGAAGTCATCGGCTTCCTCATTCCAGGACTCCCGTGGTTTGTGGGCAAATCCCTCAGCAGTGGGACCATCGGCTTTGTCTCTACCCAATACATAAATCCCGAGGCTTGTGAACCTCT GGGAAAGGGCTCAGTGTTTCTGAGCGAAGAAGAAAAGGCCCCACTCCTGCGCATCCCCTGCAATGGTGGCGAGCAGCACGTCACTACCCTCCTCGGTGACCTGGCACGCACTGACATCACCTCTGTGTACCGCCTGG ATGGTTTCGAACCCACAGCCATGCTCCCAAAGGTGCCATCAG GGGCTGTTCTCCGTGGCTGTAAAGATATCCAGCTGCTCCAGTCTTGGGAGGAAATAAATGATGTGGTTACGACCAGCACCTCCGAGCTGTCTAGCCCAGGGAGTGAATCCGTCCCTCCTATGTTGGAAGAttttctcctggagaagctggatgATTTTGATGATCCCAAGTTCTTTATTGACCTGAATGCTGGACACATGGAAGATGCTGATGTCTTTGACCCCATATTGACCTTCCTTAACCAAGAGAGTTATGTGCCCAGTTTTCAAAGCCTCTATGAtctcagtttttcctttctcaatTCCACTTTTTATGGTTTCTCTGACGAGGATGAACTGGTCTTGTACCTTGAGACATCCAGGAACTGGGCCAAGAGGACTCATTCAGTTTGGGCTCATGTCAGGCTCTGTTTCCTCTTGGGTAAGCTCTGCATCAAAAAGGTAAAGTTATCCCAGGCCCGAGTCTACTTTGAGGAAGCCATGAGCGCCCTGGACAGGGGTTTTGGGGACCTGCCCCTACTGGCTGCGCTACACGTGAACCTGGCCTCCATCTACTTGAAACAGAACATGAAACACAAATTCTCCTCCCTGCTGGGAAAAACAGTGGCCTTGCTTGTCTGCTTGCCCGGCCACTCCTTCAGCTCTGAGAACGAGCTGGAAGTCATGATGTACGTCCTGAGGGAAGCCATTGCTGTGGGTAATGTGCCCTTGGAGGCACGGGTCTGCTTCCTTATTGTCAAGCTCTTCCTACAACTGGGCAAAAATGATGAAGTGCTGCCCTTTACCGAGCATCTTCAATGTCTCAGCACCACTTTACTCAGCCCGGACGCTACTTCTGTGCCGCTGGATGCCACCCCCATCTTGAGCTACCTGTATGACAAGAAGTACTTGCCAAATATCGCACTGGCCTCTGCCAGGTTGTTTGTTCCCAGTGGCATCAAGGGGGCACCAACACCCATTTGGAGAGCTGGCTTCATTCTCCAAAATGCTTCCAAGCTCTTGGGAAACCAACTGGAGAGGAGCAGCATCCCAGCACTGGCTTGTTTCTACCTCAAGCAAGCACTGCATTTCTCCTGTGAGAGGAGAGCTGTGCCCATCCAGAGGACACTGTGTGCCATCTTGTCCAGGATGTACCTCCAGCATGGAGCGTTGGACGGGGCAGTTTGTTACGCAGCCACGGCAGTAACCCTCAGCAGACTCATGGGCGAGGAGGAGGCTTTTGCGTCTTCCCTGTCTTTGGGGTGGATGTATCTCCTGCACAGGCAGCCAGGCCCAGCTGCAGACATCATGTGGCAGCTCTTGCGCTCTCTGCACAGGACAGACGGCGTGACCCAGGGTGGAGCCGTGCACAACCTCCTGGCCATTGCCCTCAGAGGAGAAGGGCAGGTGCAAAAGGCTGCAGAGCACTACCTCCTGGCCCTGCACAAAGCCAAGGAGACCGGGAACAAGAGGAACCAGGCTATTGCCCTGGCTAACCTGGGGCAGCTGAGCCTCTCACATGGGGCAAACCAGCTGTCTGAGCTCTACCTGCTCCAGTCGGCTCAGCTCTACGCTGAGCTCCAGGGAAGCGAAGACCTGGAGATGGAGTTggtgcaggtgctgctgtggcTAGCACAGGCCATGGTGAACAGGCAGAGGATGGAAGATGGCAAACTCTGTTATGAACTGGCATTGGTTTTTGCCCTGAAGTGGCATAACATGAGGA GTCAGCTTCACATCACTGAGTCTCTCTGCCATTTCTACAGCAAAGTGTCCCCCGATCTCCAGGCCTGCATCACCTACCACGAGCACTGGGTATCTTTGACACAacagctgcaggacagggagCTGGAGGGCAATGTTCGGCAGACCCTCAGCCAGCTCTACCAGGCTTTGGGCACATCTGA GGCATTGAGACTGTCCCTGGAGTGCACCAAACAGAGTCTAAGGATCTTCATTGACCTGGAGGAGACTGTGAAAGCAGCGGAGGCctggctgcaggcaggcaggctcTACTACCTCCTGCAGGAAGATGAGCTGGTGGAAATGTACTTTCAG GCAGCCATTCAGACTGCTCTGAAATCCGAGAACTTCTCCTTGGCCATGGATCTTTATGAAAAAGCAGGTGATACCTTTTTTAGTGGCAGCCGAAACAGGGATCGAGCGGTGGAGTTTTATAGG GGAGGTGCTGTGCCCTTGGCCAGGAAACTAAAGGCCACTAAAACAGAGCTACGGCTGTTCAAtaagctggcagagctgcagatcGGGCTGCAGGGCTATGAGAAGGCACTGGAGTTTGCCACGCTGGCAGCCAGGCTGAGCATCAGGGTCG GAGATCAATTGCAAGAGCTGGTTGCATTCCACCGCCTGGCCACAGTCTACTATTTTCTGCACATGTACGAGATGGCAGAAGATTGCTACCTGAAGACACTTGCCTTGCGTCCCAACATGCTGCAGTGCTCTGGAGAGGCCCTGTACTATTGCAAGGTCTATTGCCACCTTGGCAACCTGACCCTGCATAAACTGAAG GATGAACAGGATGCAGCAGCCTACTTCCTCCTGGCCCTCGCTGCAGCAACCGAGCTGGGAGACCAGGACCTGCAAGGCATCATTCGCACCAAGCTGGGTGACATCCCCGGTGCCCTGCGGGGGACCGAGAGCACACCGGGCTGTGCCACGTACCGGCCCAGATGGTTGAGCGAAGGCGGCCACATCGTCTGA
- the SH3TC2 gene encoding SH3 domain and tetratricopeptide repeat-containing protein 2 isoform X3 — MLMGVPAGEECDSCCPRSPVLLPRWDLHHAAAECQGRWCREKTMASGKVGASEPSDPATKAAESPPDTPSVLLAVEEGFPPEISLFFSVESRSSRCLNSQLQEAARKKLWALESDDRDVCALFKELSARLVCMQAQEDRFILTFKTLEEVWKFSTYLTLGYVGSCLEQLLFDQEYWLNCALMEDTEVRVTVDEDRLAAIYMGLLLQEGNFFSRAVPSAWQPEQEGEEGLQLCENTLIHVKSIGDESKWEGMSLLTGQRGLVPLSALEPITQPFYQWFLKNYTVSFGISQEISGTTSQPVVKGRCTATEDHRGAAWDELSFSKGDSIEVIGFLIPGLPWFVGKSLSSGTIGFVSTQYINPEACEPLGKGSVFLSEEEKAPLLRIPCNGGEQHVTTLLGDLARTDITSVYRLDGFEPTAMLPKVPSGAVLRGCKDIQLLQSWEEINDVVTTSTSELSSPGSESVPPMLEDFLLEKLDDFDDPKFFIDLNAGHMEDADVFDPILTFLNQESYVPSFQSLYDLSFSFLNSTFYGFSDEDELVLYLETSRNWAKRTHSVWAHVRLCFLLGKLCIKKVKLSQARVYFEEAMSALDRGFGDLPLLAALHVNLASIYLKQNMKHKFSSLLGKTVALLVCLPGHSFSSENELEVMMYVLREAIAVGNVPLEARVCFLIVKLFLQLGKNDEVLPFTEHLQCLSTTLLSPDATSVPLDATPILSYLYDKKYLPNIALASARLFVPSGIKGAPTPIWRAGFILQNASKLLGNQLERSSIPALACFYLKQALHFSCERRAVPIQRTLCAILSRMYLQHGALDGAVCYAATAVTLSRLMGEEEAFASSLSLGWMYLLHRQPGPAADIMWQLLRSLHRTDGVTQGGAVHNLLAIALRGEGQVQKAAEHYLLALHKAKETGNKRNQAIALANLGQLSLSHGANQLSELYLLQSAQLYAELQGSEDLEMELVQVLLWLAQAMVNRQRMEDGKLCYELALVFALKWHNMRSQLHITESLCHFYSKVSPDLQACITYHEHWVSLTQQLQDRELEGNVRQTLSQLYQALGTSEALRLSLECTKQSLRIFIDLEETVKAAEAWLQAGRLYYLLQEDELVEMYFQAAIQTALKSENFSLAMDLYEKAGDTFFSGSRNRDRAVEFYRGGAVPLARKLKATKTELRLFNKLAELQIGLQGYEKALEFATLAARLSIRVGDQLQELVAFHRLATVYYFLHMYEMAEDCYLKTLALRPNMLQCSGEALYYCKVYCHLGNLTLHKLKDEQDAAAYFLLALAAATELGDQDLQGIIRTKLGDIPGALRGTESTPGCATYRPRWLSEGGHIV, encoded by the exons ATGCTGATGGGTGTCCCCGCAG GCGAAGAGTGTGACTCCTGCTGCCCCCGCTCGCCTGTGCTCCTGCCGCGCTGGGACCTGCATCACGCCGCTGCCGAGTGCCAGGGAAGATGGTGTCGGGAGAAGACCATGGCATCAG GTAAGGTTGGTGCATCAGAGCCAAGTGACCCCGCTACCAAGGCAGCAGAAAGTCCACCGGACACCCCCTCGGTGCTGCTGGCCGTCGAGGAGGGGTTTCCACCAG AGATTTCACTCTTCTTCTCCGTTGAAAGCCGCTCCTCCCGGTGCCTCAATTCCCAGCTCCAGGAAGCAGCCAGAAAGAAGCTGTGGGCCCTGGAGAGTGATGACAGAGATGTTTGTGCCCTGTTCAAG GAGCTGTCAGCCAGGCTGGTCTGTATGCAAGCACAGGAGGATCGGTTCATCCTCACCTTCAAAACCCTAGAAGAAGTCTGGAAGTTTTCCACGTATTTGACTTTAG GGTATGTGGGCAGCTGTTTGGAGCAGCTTCTCTTTGACCAGGAGTACTGGCTAAACTGTGCTCTGATGGAGGACACAGAGGTCAGAGTTACTGTGGATGAAGATCGTCTGGCTGCCATATATATGGGTCTGCTCCTCCAGGAAG GTAACTTTTTTTCCAGAGCAGTGCCCAGTGcctggcagccagagcaggagggagaggaaggtcTGCAGCTCTGCGAGAACACGCTGATCCATGTGAAGAGCATTGGAGATGAGTCCAAGTGGGAAGGAATGTCCTTACTGACAGGTCAACGAGGTCTGGTGCCTCTGTCAGCTCTGGAGCCAATAACTCAGCCATTTTACCA GTGGTTCCTGAAGAATTATACTGTGAGTTTTGGCATCTCCCAGGAGATCAGTGGGACAACCTCTCAGCCAGTTG TCAAAGGCAGATGCACAGCCACAGAGGACCACCGAGGAGCAGCATGGGATGAACTGAGTTTCTCCAAAGGGGACAGCATAGAAGTCATCGGCTTCCTCATTCCAGGACTCCCGTGGTTTGTGGGCAAATCCCTCAGCAGTGGGACCATCGGCTTTGTCTCTACCCAATACATAAATCCCGAGGCTTGTGAACCTCT GGGAAAGGGCTCAGTGTTTCTGAGCGAAGAAGAAAAGGCCCCACTCCTGCGCATCCCCTGCAATGGTGGCGAGCAGCACGTCACTACCCTCCTCGGTGACCTGGCACGCACTGACATCACCTCTGTGTACCGCCTGG ATGGTTTCGAACCCACAGCCATGCTCCCAAAGGTGCCATCAG GGGCTGTTCTCCGTGGCTGTAAAGATATCCAGCTGCTCCAGTCTTGGGAGGAAATAAATGATGTGGTTACGACCAGCACCTCCGAGCTGTCTAGCCCAGGGAGTGAATCCGTCCCTCCTATGTTGGAAGAttttctcctggagaagctggatgATTTTGATGATCCCAAGTTCTTTATTGACCTGAATGCTGGACACATGGAAGATGCTGATGTCTTTGACCCCATATTGACCTTCCTTAACCAAGAGAGTTATGTGCCCAGTTTTCAAAGCCTCTATGAtctcagtttttcctttctcaatTCCACTTTTTATGGTTTCTCTGACGAGGATGAACTGGTCTTGTACCTTGAGACATCCAGGAACTGGGCCAAGAGGACTCATTCAGTTTGGGCTCATGTCAGGCTCTGTTTCCTCTTGGGTAAGCTCTGCATCAAAAAGGTAAAGTTATCCCAGGCCCGAGTCTACTTTGAGGAAGCCATGAGCGCCCTGGACAGGGGTTTTGGGGACCTGCCCCTACTGGCTGCGCTACACGTGAACCTGGCCTCCATCTACTTGAAACAGAACATGAAACACAAATTCTCCTCCCTGCTGGGAAAAACAGTGGCCTTGCTTGTCTGCTTGCCCGGCCACTCCTTCAGCTCTGAGAACGAGCTGGAAGTCATGATGTACGTCCTGAGGGAAGCCATTGCTGTGGGTAATGTGCCCTTGGAGGCACGGGTCTGCTTCCTTATTGTCAAGCTCTTCCTACAACTGGGCAAAAATGATGAAGTGCTGCCCTTTACCGAGCATCTTCAATGTCTCAGCACCACTTTACTCAGCCCGGACGCTACTTCTGTGCCGCTGGATGCCACCCCCATCTTGAGCTACCTGTATGACAAGAAGTACTTGCCAAATATCGCACTGGCCTCTGCCAGGTTGTTTGTTCCCAGTGGCATCAAGGGGGCACCAACACCCATTTGGAGAGCTGGCTTCATTCTCCAAAATGCTTCCAAGCTCTTGGGAAACCAACTGGAGAGGAGCAGCATCCCAGCACTGGCTTGTTTCTACCTCAAGCAAGCACTGCATTTCTCCTGTGAGAGGAGAGCTGTGCCCATCCAGAGGACACTGTGTGCCATCTTGTCCAGGATGTACCTCCAGCATGGAGCGTTGGACGGGGCAGTTTGTTACGCAGCCACGGCAGTAACCCTCAGCAGACTCATGGGCGAGGAGGAGGCTTTTGCGTCTTCCCTGTCTTTGGGGTGGATGTATCTCCTGCACAGGCAGCCAGGCCCAGCTGCAGACATCATGTGGCAGCTCTTGCGCTCTCTGCACAGGACAGACGGCGTGACCCAGGGTGGAGCCGTGCACAACCTCCTGGCCATTGCCCTCAGAGGAGAAGGGCAGGTGCAAAAGGCTGCAGAGCACTACCTCCTGGCCCTGCACAAAGCCAAGGAGACCGGGAACAAGAGGAACCAGGCTATTGCCCTGGCTAACCTGGGGCAGCTGAGCCTCTCACATGGGGCAAACCAGCTGTCTGAGCTCTACCTGCTCCAGTCGGCTCAGCTCTACGCTGAGCTCCAGGGAAGCGAAGACCTGGAGATGGAGTTggtgcaggtgctgctgtggcTAGCACAGGCCATGGTGAACAGGCAGAGGATGGAAGATGGCAAACTCTGTTATGAACTGGCATTGGTTTTTGCCCTGAAGTGGCATAACATGAGGA GTCAGCTTCACATCACTGAGTCTCTCTGCCATTTCTACAGCAAAGTGTCCCCCGATCTCCAGGCCTGCATCACCTACCACGAGCACTGGGTATCTTTGACACAacagctgcaggacagggagCTGGAGGGCAATGTTCGGCAGACCCTCAGCCAGCTCTACCAGGCTTTGGGCACATCTGA GGCATTGAGACTGTCCCTGGAGTGCACCAAACAGAGTCTAAGGATCTTCATTGACCTGGAGGAGACTGTGAAAGCAGCGGAGGCctggctgcaggcaggcaggctcTACTACCTCCTGCAGGAAGATGAGCTGGTGGAAATGTACTTTCAG GCAGCCATTCAGACTGCTCTGAAATCCGAGAACTTCTCCTTGGCCATGGATCTTTATGAAAAAGCAGGTGATACCTTTTTTAGTGGCAGCCGAAACAGGGATCGAGCGGTGGAGTTTTATAGG GGAGGTGCTGTGCCCTTGGCCAGGAAACTAAAGGCCACTAAAACAGAGCTACGGCTGTTCAAtaagctggcagagctgcagatcGGGCTGCAGGGCTATGAGAAGGCACTGGAGTTTGCCACGCTGGCAGCCAGGCTGAGCATCAGGGTCG GAGATCAATTGCAAGAGCTGGTTGCATTCCACCGCCTGGCCACAGTCTACTATTTTCTGCACATGTACGAGATGGCAGAAGATTGCTACCTGAAGACACTTGCCTTGCGTCCCAACATGCTGCAGTGCTCTGGAGAGGCCCTGTACTATTGCAAGGTCTATTGCCACCTTGGCAACCTGACCCTGCATAAACTGAAG GATGAACAGGATGCAGCAGCCTACTTCCTCCTGGCCCTCGCTGCAGCAACCGAGCTGGGAGACCAGGACCTGCAAGGCATCATTCGCACCAAGCTGGGTGACATCCCCGGTGCCCTGCGGGGGACCGAGAGCACACCGGGCTGTGCCACGTACCGGCCCAGATGGTTGAGCGAAGGCGGCCACATCGTCTGA